DNA from Rubripirellula lacrimiformis:
AAACTCATCGCTAAGAACGAGGTGATTTCCGAGTTGATGGAGGAGAACATCCGCTCAAAAAAAGACAATGGGGAACTCTGAAAGGTCGATGGGTTCCCCATGACACGCGAGACCAAATCGTCGACTACACCAAGTACTGGCACGAACGAACTGAGATCGGAATCGGTCAGCTCTTGCGATGGATCGAGCTGCCCACCAGCAAGTATCACAACTGGAAGCGACGTTACGGCAAGGTGAATGCCCACAACGGCAAAGTTCCCAGGGAATGGTGGCTGGAAGACTGGGAGAAGCAGGCGATCGTCGATTTTCACGACAAAAACCCGCTCGAAGGTTACCGAAGGCTGACGTTCATGATGCTCGATGAAGACGTGGTGGCGGTCGCTCCGTCGACGGTCTACCGCGTGCTCAAGGCCGCAGGCCGACTGGATCGAAAAAGCAACAAGGCATCGCAAAAAGGAAACGGATTCAAGCATCCGCTGAAAGCCCATGCGCACTGGCATGTCGACATTTCCTACATCAATGCTGGCGGGACGTTCTTCTACTTGATCACGATTCTCGATGGCTACAGCCGGTACATCGTGCATCATGAACTACGCGAGTCGATGACCGAACTGGACGTGGAAATCGTCTGCCAAGCGGCTTTGGAAAAACACCCCGGCGTGAAGCCTCGGATCATCAGCGACAACGGTCCTCAATTCGTCGCCGGTGACTTCAAGTCGTTCGTCCGTCACAGCGGGATGACGCATGTAAAAACCAGTCCGTACTATCCACAGAGCAACGGCAAGCTCGAGCGGTGGCACAAGTCGCTCAAGGTTGAAAGCATTCGTCCGAACTGTCCACGAAATGCCGCCGAAGCGATCAAGCTGATCTCGGAGTATGTCCATCACTACAACGAGGTCAGGCTTCACAGCGCGATCGGCTACGTTACGCCGGCTGACTTCCTGGCCGGATTGGCACCGGAAATTCACTCCGAACGAGACCGTAAACTCGAAGAAGCTCGGATGCGTCGGCGTTCGACGTCGCGCAGTAGTGACAGCGAACTTGCAGTTGCCGGATGATCAGACGAGAATGTCTACGCTTGGTCGGAGGATAGGGCTCTGCAGAGGTGCAACCTGAGCGCCGCATCAAGTGCGTAGACCGAAAGGCAGGCGGTTGTCGCCAGTCGATGACCGCCACCTTTCCCTTTCGGGATACGCCACAAAGCGAAAAACCTTCCACACTGGAGGCGTGGATCACGAGGCGGGAGGACGCCATCAAATTACGTTTCAAGCCATCGGTCGATTTCCAATTCCCGCTGAACCAGCACACTGACGATGGATGGATTTACCGTTCGTTTCGAGGAAACAAATGGCAAAAGATCAACAAAGCAGAACGTCAGTCATACCTGAAGAACGCGTATCGAGTGCTGTTAACGCGGGCAAGGCAGGGAATGGTAATCTGCGTTCCCGATGGCGATGCTAAAGATCCAACACGGGCGCCCGAGTTCTATGACTCGACCTATCAGTACCTGAAGTCGATCGGAATGGATGAGCTTTGATCGCTTGGCGTTCAGATTCTCATATCACCATCTTCTTGGTCACACGCAATCGCTAGGGCCGTTGCATTT
Protein-coding regions in this window:
- a CDS encoding IS3 family transposase, with the translated sequence MVDYTKYWHERTEIGIGQLLRWIELPTSKYHNWKRRYGKVNAHNGKVPREWWLEDWEKQAIVDFHDKNPLEGYRRLTFMMLDEDVVAVAPSTVYRVLKAAGRLDRKSNKASQKGNGFKHPLKAHAHWHVDISYINAGGTFFYLITILDGYSRYIVHHELRESMTELDVEIVCQAALEKHPGVKPRIISDNGPQFVAGDFKSFVRHSGMTHVKTSPYYPQSNGKLERWHKSLKVESIRPNCPRNAAEAIKLISEYVHHYNEVRLHSAIGYVTPADFLAGLAPEIHSERDRKLEEARMRRRSTSRSSDSELAVAG
- a CDS encoding DNA/RNA helicase domain-containing protein, producing the protein MTATFPFRDTPQSEKPSTLEAWITRREDAIKLRFKPSVDFQFPLNQHTDDGWIYRSFRGNKWQKINKAERQSYLKNAYRVLLTRARQGMVICVPDGDAKDPTRAPEFYDSTYQYLKSIGMDEL